The nucleotide window acagtatatttttaaatgatgtctGTCTGACTGAACCTCACTTACAACTCTGCACTGTCATATGTCTTTCCATCTCCTTCTTCCTCAATCTCTCGCTCCACATTCCAGCGCATTCGTTTATATAGGCCGGTAAGGGATGAGGCAAGAAACGGTGTCGGGCAACAGTAGCGGAAAATTGACACCTTCATGTTGTCTATTTGACACTGGCCAATACTGAAGTGTGAGACACTATAAAACAAGATAGAAAATCTGCAATGAGGGAATAATTTTTATGACTACAATTATGCTACAACTAAAAATCAGGAGTCTAGGAAACTTTagatattcaattaaattaatctttaattctatagcgcttttacaatgtagatttttgtcaaagcagcttaacatacacTGTTAGACACTGCTGCAAGTgtacagttgtttactgtaaaaaCACCTAGTAAAATACCACTTACATTTTAACAGTTCACTACTTTATTATGCACTGGATTGTgagtcattttaaaacttttactgtAACTCAATGCATACaaggttcatacacattttactacaaaaattccatgacttttccaggattttcaagtcaattttcatgacctaatgtttcatgtaatgtctatgtATACatggtaaatcataagaaaaacaacaaaggtttaaatttattacagtatatcaTAAAACAAGCAATCGTTTCAATTTATTTGTATATCTATGTAAACTCGATGATCCTagcacagcactaataatgtgagagcatgtttCTGGCTAAGAAAAGTAGTAAAACATCTAACCTCCATTCCTGCATacagatatttgtcaaactgttttTAGATgatgttaatagtttgttaaactagtaATAGTAGGTAAAACTAATTCTATTATACAGCTGCGGTCAAACTGCACTTTTCGCTCTATAGACTTACATTCATAGGCATACGAATGCGGCAGACGGACAAGTTTCGCATTTCACTGCATTCGAAAATTCAAGCTTGGTGATTTCTTATCTGCGAACTCACATCAGGTGATCGCGTGAGACCAAtagaaaatcatttaaaataagaaattgaAAATATGAAGCAAACACTCACTTTTATTAAAGTATAATCATATTGTTTaaccccgccccttttcgcacTGCCACATGACAGAATTTTCCAAGCACAAGCTTTAGTGCTTTGGACAaaaacgtctgctaaatgactaaatgtaaatctaatttccttgacttttccaaaaccttgtgggtttttctgtttttccaaaactttccaggcctggaaaatccCATGTCAAAATTCCTTGACTTTACTAGGTTTTCTATGACCTTATGAGCCCTGTGCATGTTGGAAATTTGTGGTATTCCACTGTAATTAATCAAGTACTGCTACTGTAGTCGAAGACaaaaatttgttaatttaaataattacgtAACATCTTGTATCACAAAATGTATATGAAATAGATTGATAAATGAAAATTActttaataaaccatttaaaatggatataaaaacaattaataattaaaatattgttgtACATGGTCTTCTCACGTGTTTAGAATTTATTAAAATCAATAGTAAAtacggcggttcattctgctgtggcaaccccagattaataaagggaataagccgaaaagaaaatgaatgaattgtaaatACTAAAAATGAAGGTGTACTGCCAGTGTAAACTCTAAAAACTGtcataatataaatttaaaatgagATAAAGGGcatttttccattaaaaaaagTAGTTGCAGTAAggctttttttctttcaaatgaaATTGTGGTAGcgccctgctactgtaaaacacatttacaggtaagtAACTTTAAAGGGGCAGTTGCGGTAAATTGCTGGTAACAGTACTGCCAGTAGGCTActgttaaaatacaataaaatgtctaacagtgtagatggatgacgaATAGGTATGTTCTGCCATTTAGGTCTGCCTATGCATTTGTCAATGATTCTGTTAGTACCTCAGTGGATCAGATTCCTCCAGTGAACAGAAGCTGAAGGAGGCAAACAGCAACACCAGCTGCTCCAGACGGGAACACAGTTGCTGGGAGAACTGCAAAAGCTGGGAGGGAATGCAAATACAATGCATATAGATGTTCATCTTACAATGTTGAATATGATACGCACAAAAAATCTGATTCTCACCTGCATGCGGATATTTGAAGACTGAGGTGGGCAGAAAGGGTTGGAGTTTCTGGCTGTGGACTCCAGGAGGGAGAAGAAGGGCTGACAGGTTTCCAAAAACATTGGAATGATATTGCCAAACCCATAATCCTGGACACAGTCTCGgctaaaacaaacacatacagtagAAGTGATTCAATAATATATGTATCTTAATTTGTCCAGGGACTGAAATGGGTGTTTTAAAAGGATATTCTAAATCTAAAAACTTTTTGGGAAATTTTGATGAAACATGATTATACACTTCAAATACGGACTTCTGTTTATGTGAGGAGAGACTTATTTTGTCTTAAAATACTCTAAATACTCCTTTAAaagaatgtttagatatgtgTTATTGCCCCATTAAAAAAGGCCTAAAAGAAGAGATGCTTGTTCACGGCATGTTTTAGCAACAATGCTAACATTCTTAGCATGTTTAGAAATCTGacagcatgttgttagcatgtatACGGCATGTTTAACTTGTTGCTAGCCTGTTTTAAAATTTTGCtaccacatgaaaaaatactaaagAATCGAATAGTTAATGTGGTGTTTTCCAACCATGCTATGGTAAAGTGTATTGTACTGAATATATATAGTGTTTACAGCATGCTATTGTGAACTGATAAGCTGTAATACTGTAGTTTACTTTTTACTAAACTGTGTATTGTGGTGTAATTTATATTGTAGAAAACATAGTCAAGTATTGTGTAACGTGTTCATATTACTGTAGTTGATGTACTACTACCACAGCAattatagaattaccacaacagattaattaatactttaatatgttgtatttgcaataaataactatagtattttttccacAGTGGTTTAAGCTCTTAGCAgttgttagcatgttattagcattattttaatacTCTAAATTTGATTTAGCATATAAATAGCATCTATACTGCacgttttagcatgttgctagcattatTAAACCAATCACAAATATGTTGATCTAAactttaaatggatagtttactcagaaatgaaaactctgtcctcatttacttttttaacaattaatttaacatttattagttCAGTTTCTTCAACTAAACTTAGAAGATAATCTACAGAAAACTTTTTAACTATTTTTGCTGCTATAGGTGCCGCTAACTATTAATTAGCTAACCAACATCCTTTAAAATATCAtcttgtgtgttcaacaaaataaaagaaactcacaaagggttggaaccacttgagagtgattAAATGGCGagtggattttcatttttggaagaACTACCCTTTTGCTATGACACGTGCAATAGTAAAACCTTTCACTTAAATGTAGATCCAAGCACACCTCCACACCAGCTGTGTTTGAAACTCATCTGCCTTGCTCAGCAGGTATTGAAGCTGCTTCTCAATGCGAGAGATTTTATCCTCCATAATTCTCGTGTCCTCACAGGATGGAGTGTATCCACTGAGTGGATCTTCATCCCATAAAAACGTACCATCGCCGAAAGAGGACGCTATTGTAGTGTTCTCTGCAGACAAGAAAAATATGTTTTAGCAGCATCATATGTGAATTTGCTGCTGGTTTAAGGGTTAAATtaattataacaaatatttattgCCCTTCATTACCTTCTACGGTCTCTGTAATCGCTTCTTGATCTGTCAGAGACTGCTCTGCTTCATTCGTTTCCCGCAATAAAGACGCTAATTCGTCGTGCTCTGTGTTAGCCATTATGGCCTAAAGTTAACGTTAATCAGATAATATGAAAaccttcagttttgggctttaaaaaatgcatataaaagtaACTGATGACAAACTTGCTAATGTTAATAAATTCGATAACGTTAATCGGCGACGGTAAACAAGTTAACATTAGCTTAAAGGAGACAAGCAATATTGGCATTACTGTGCTTGTTAAAAGATGTCACCATACCTGAAGTTATTCAAACTTTGACGGCTCAGTTAATTGCTTACTTTGTCCATTAATGCAAGTGCATTGTACAGCATCGGTAAAGTAATCTGTGGTGATTCGTCGCAGGTCAGAAGTTCAGTCATTTTACCATGACCATATTAGTATTTCCTTCACCCTTGAAAGGCATCATTGGGATGTCGTAATATGcattaattgaaatatttttattattattatgaaacaattatataaaatatgtttttaattagtTCACATTAGTTCAATATAGTTTTGTTATCACTTTCATccacaattgtattttttatttaatttaattttttacctTTTTGGGGCTCAAACTAATTTTTTCTGAATAGGATTTAACTGGACAAAGACAGCGTAGTGCGAAGGAGTCATAACTATTTTTCGTCTGTTTATCCAAGTTAACAAGATGTGATAAttatgattttgtgtgtgtgtgtgtctgtgtgtgtgtgtgtgtgcatggtgtgtgtgtgtatatatatggacacagctataataataatacatttttatttataaagcgcCTTTTCAGAGCTCAAAGACACTTTACAAAGAATTTAACAAAAAGAGATTGTATGAACAGGAAGAATATTGCTTAAAGTAAACCCCCTCTGGAAATCAAATCTGGAAATTAAGTAAACCATCTTTAGTTTCACTCTGATTTAGTGATATGCTGCTGGTTTTTTAAAAGAAGGAGAAAATCAAATACTTTCTTAGAGGATCCACTAAACGTTTTTATACAGTATGGAATCCAATGATCTCATACTTTGAAAAAGGCGTAACACTTCCTCCAAACTAAAACTAATAGGGAAATTAAAGGTCTATGCTTAAAAGAATGGGCAAACATTACTGTTAAATACTTCTTCACTGTGCTATCAAAACTCTgacaatgtaaatatttaaattaatttagtattaatttaactaattagttttatttatttatttatttattgttatttttattagattttttttattatttgattatttttcaaaGGGGAGGGAGGTTGTTCAATgggaaaattaacaaaaaaagagaaaaagtctTGTCAAATATTTTCATGTATTAATTcactttgtttttctttcaataaaaaacaatttaaaaaaagagatagTACATAGCATGGGTAGATTTGGGAGCAATTCAACAATTATTGAAAATAGTAAAAGCCTATACTGTACAATGCTGAACAATGCTAATACCAGTAATATATAATGGCAGTAGAATACAATTTGGCATCAGCATCTTTAAAAAATGAGATGAAACATAATATCAGTCCTTAAGAACAGGATGATGAGCCTTCAGCACATCATTCTCAGTAGTGGTACAGAAATGCAAAGGAACTTTACAAATATAAAACACCTACAGACTGTGTACTAGTATTCACTAAGGGGGTAAAGATACTTCCagttaaagaagaactgaaaTCATTCTGAAATAAGAAATACACTGTacaaataatagtagttttggatggattgctgatgtagatgaacagaataaaccattgttatacaataaccattaaacagaaattggggaaaataaacaagggggctaataattctgacttcaaatgtatataataatactCCAGTCTACAAACTAATctgtgcgggccgtcgggggagactggaggggggacaagcgtgctttggcccggttcgaggcaactgtacctagtgtgagtatgaCCTAAAACTCCAGACACTCATTACAGCTGCAGCAGGATATACATGAAGagtttgtttgcaaaaaaaatgtgtaaaacaaaaaactttgtgagcaaaaaaattaaataacccCTTCATATACCACTCTTTGAAATAATATTAGACTGTTTAGATATGGGGTCAATTTTACTGGCCACGCAAAGGATGGAAACACAATAGAGACATGATGTGGTGACGGTAGTTGTTTGATCCAACTCAAGAACATGACTTTTTGTTGgaaatttgtacaaaatttaTACTAAAATCAAAAAGAAACAAAGGTTTATGAATACCGCCTCATGTACAGGAGTAAAGGTCAATGGGTTGGCAGAGAAGCTGACTTTTAACTTAGAGAAACGcatcaaacattgtttacttccCTATCAGTTTAATGGGGAAGGGATTGCTCCAATATGCCGAGAGAAGGTTTGCGAAGAAATTTTATGCTTCcttgtattttgtagtattttcaaaaaaCAATATAGCCTACAGTATTTTAATTTGACATATTAGTGGctgttgtatttgtttattttgatacacatgCAATTAAGGtatttgataatttattttaaaatacatttcaatgtagtTTTGCCCATCCCTGTCTATAGACTTTATTCCtggtaaacaaaagaaaaaattctGAACagtgttggaaactggtaaccactgagaactaaataggaaaaacaaatactaaggatgccaatggttactggttttcaatagtgttcaaaatatattctatgttcaacagaagaatgaactcAAACAGGGTTGTGACaaataaagagtaaataaatgatgacactgtgtttttaaacatattttgctgtgtaaatCATTTCGTCCATGCTGCTGTCATATGCTAAGCCACGAGAGAGTGATGAAACCATATTCATTTGCCTGTGGACACAATACAAGGTCACGTGACCCACAGGAGCGCGCAACCGGCGTGCTGGCAGTGCACGCGCCCGGTAATAGTAAACGACCCTCCCGCGCGAGCGAGCCATCATCACTGGCGCGAGGCTCACACGGGCGACACTCTCTTTTACAAAAGGGCGAATTTGTTTATTATTCCCCGGCTGTGAATATCAACTTCTCGGGCTTCGTTTGTTGAAGAAACGACAGTTGAGCTGAATATACCGTTGGTGTTTTCGGGTGATGAATTGAGAAGAAAAGCTGAACTCTTTTTGACCAGTTACCCTGCCCAGTGCGGTACATGTATGCAGCTGAGAAAGAGCAACTATTCCAGGACGATGTTATGGATAAATGCACGCGACTTAACGCCAAGCTGTGGATATGTCAGTGGATAGTTTGAATGGACGTTGTCAGACATACAGCTAATGCTTTTATATCGTATTCGCATACAATTGTTTTCATCCTAAATGCGATTTTAATTGCTTATGACAGCATGCATCAGGTATTACAGTGATGCAACAGCATTTATTACATGTTAACAAGTTGTTCGAGCGCTGTTGGATCTTAAACTGTTGCATTGAGGGCTGACAGAAGAATAGGATCCCTTTGTCGGCGATCGTTGGGAATCTAGGAAGAGGAGGAACGACAATTTGGGTGTCCTGAAACAAACGACAATCCAGATATACAACCATGGCAAATGACTCAATCCAAGTAAGTTTGCTGCTAGTTACAGAATAAACCATGCTAGTTAGTTCCCAAAACATCCCACGTGTTTTTTCTTCTAA belongs to Danio rerio strain Tuebingen ecotype United States chromosome 1, GRCz12tu, whole genome shotgun sequence and includes:
- the si:ch211-214c7.5 gene encoding UPF0575 protein C19orf67 homolog (The RefSeq protein has 2 substitutions compared to this genomic sequence), which produces MANTEHDELASLLRETNEAEQSLTDQEAITETVEENTTIASSFGDGTFLWDEDPLSGYTPSCEDTRIMEDKISRIEKQLQYLLSKADEFQTQLVWSRNCVQDYGFGNIIPMFLETCQPFFSLLESTARNSNPFCPPQSSNIRMQLLQFSQQLCSRLEQLVLLFASFSFCSLEESDPLSVSHFSIGQCQIDNMKVSIFRYCCPTPFLASSLTGLYKRMRWNVEREIEGEGDGKTYDSAEFYFLCCEDVIEAADDQNEDRSSEGESTETDSESKVSRIWSIGRWVQTYPDPNTEDIIDWVLCSLPCGQYKQLLCLGNEEPSSCTATDCLLGALLSQETHGTFSIIK
- the si:ch211-214c7.5 gene encoding UPF0575 protein C19orf67 homolog isoform X1 produces the protein MANTEHDELASLLRETNEAEQSLTDQEAITETVEENTTIASSFGDGTFLWDEDPLSGYTPSCEDTRIMEDKISRIEKQLQYLLSKADEFQTQLVWSRDCVQDYGFGNIIPMFLETCQPFFSLLESTARNSNPFCPPQSSNIRMQLLQFSQQLCSRLEQLVLLFASFSFCSLEESDPLSVSHFSIGQCQIDNMKVSIFRYCCPTPFLASSLTGLYKRMRWNVEREIEEEGDGKTYDSAEFYFLCCEDVIEAADDQNEDRSSEGESTETDSESKVSRIWSIGRWVQTYPDPNTEDIIDWVLCSLPCGQYKQLLCLGNEEPSSCTATDCLLGALLSQETHGTFSIIK